CGGCGCACCGCGGTGGGGCTGTGGATGCGAGCGGCCAGCCAGAACCCCGAGGCGGCCCTGGCCCTGGGGGTGCCGGTGGACCGGGTGTACTTCATCACCTTCGGTCTGGGATCGGCCCTGGCGGGTCTGGGGGGGGTGCTGGCCGCTCCCATCGTGAGCGTGAACTTCCTGATGGGCCTCGACGTTCTGATCCTCGCCTTCATCGTGGTGATCGTGGGGGGGCTCGGCAACCTCCCCGGGTCGGTGTTCGCCGCGGTGTTGATCACCGAGGTGGAAGGGGTGGCCAGCCTGTACGTGGACCCCACCTCGGCCCGGGTGCTGAGCCTTCTCATCATGGTAGGGGTGATCCTGTGGAGACCGCACGGCCTGTTGCAAAAGGCGGCCTGACGGCCCGAGATGCCTGGGGCGCCCAGCGGGTGCTCGTGTGGGCCCCGCGGGTCGGAGCGGCCGCGGTGCTCGCCGCCCTGGTGACGTTGCCGCCCCACCTCGGGTACTTCAACCAGATCTTCCTGAGCGAGATCCTGGTGTGGGCCCTGTTCGCCATGTCGTTCGACCTGGTGTACGGCTACACGGGGCTGCTGAGCTTCGGCCAGAGCCTGTTCTTCGGGGCGGGGGGGTATGCCGTGGCCATGGGGGTGAGCCGGATGGACCTCTCGGCCCTGCCGTGCCTCGGGCTGGCCGTGGCCGTGGGGGCTGCGCTTGCCCTGGTGGTGGGGTTCGTGGCGGTACGGGTGTCGGGCATCCATTTCGTGCTCATCACCATCATCTTCGCCCTGATCGGGTTCCTGGTGGCCCAGCGGTGGGTGTGGCTCACCGGCGGGGACGACGGCATGACCTTCGCCTGCCCGCCCCTGGTCCTGGGGGGCTGGGAGGTGTCGATCGCCAAGCCGATCCGCGGGTACTACTTCACGCTGGCGGTGGTCTGCGCCGGTGCCCTGGCCCTGGCCCGGCTGGTCACGAGCCCCCTGGGCCGGGTGCTCCGGGGGGTGCGGGAGAACGAGCTGCGCATGGGGCTCCTGGGCTACGACGAGCGGCTGTACAAGCTGTGCGCGTTCGTGGTGGCCGGGGCCACGGCCGGGCTGGCCGGGGGGCTGTTCGCCATCCTGAGCCGGTTCTCCAACCCGGCGTTCCTCCACTGGACCACCTCGGGCAAGGCCGTGGTGTGGACCATCGTGGGCGGCCCCGGCACCCTGGCCGGCCCGGCCCTGGGCACCGCCCTGCTCATGATGATCGAACACCTGGCCCGGCGGGTGATGCAGGGAAGCGAGCTGGTGGTGGGGGCGATCCTGATCGTGTCGGTGCTCGTGGCGCCCCAGGGCATCGTGGGCATGTGGCGGAAGTGGGTCCGGGCCCGGGAGCGAAAGTGAGCGACTTGGAAGCTCCATCAGGCCCCTGCGGGGTCGGGCACCGGGGAAGGGTAACTCTCGTTGGTCCGGGGCCATTGCCGGCGGCGGGGCAAGGGGCCTGCTTCCGGCCGGGCGCGAGTGCAACCTCCGATCGCCGCGCCTTCGCGTGCCGTTGCCGAAGCAGCCCCTTCGGGCGGAGACAGCGGATGGCGGGGGAGTTCGACAAGACTACAAACGTTCGGTGGGCGCGGCGAGCCAAGGAGCCGCGCCCGGCGCTCCAGCAGGCCCCTTGCCCCCCAGACCGTGATGCTGTGACGCAGGCCTGCTTGAACCGCTAGGAGAGGAAAGAGGTTTTCGGCTTTCTAGCTTTTGAGCTCTCTAGCCTCAGAGCCGCCCAGCGGGCCGAAGGCCCCATACCGACGACCGTAGACCGATGACCGAAGACCGAAGTTACTTGGAAGTCCAAGAGGTCCAGAAGTCCTTCGGCGGGCTCATGGCCCTTCAGGAGGTGACGCTGCGGGTGCCGCCGGGGGAGCTGCGGGCCCTGATCGGGCCCAACGGCGCCGGAAAGACCACCCTCATGAACGTGATCACGGGCCGCTACGCCCCGGACCGGGGCAGCGTCCGGCTGGGCGGACGGGAGATCGCGGGCCTGCCTCCCCACCGGATCGCCCGACTCGGCGTGGCCCGCACCATGCAGATCACCTCGGTGTTCCCCGGCCTCACGGCCTACGAGAACCTCTGGCTGGCCGTGGCGGCCAGGCGCCGGATCAAGAGCGCGTGGGTCTCGGCCCGGCGGTGGGGGCCGGAGCATCGCCGGGCCCGGGAGCTCCTGGAGTTCCTGGACCTGGGGGCCAAGGCCGACTGGCCGGCGGCCGAGCTCGCCTACGGGGAGCAGCGGCTCCTGGAGATCGGCCTGGCCCTGGCCCGGGAGCCCCGGGTCCTGCTGCTGGACGAGCCCGCGGCCGGGCTCTCGGCGCGGGAGGTGGCGGTGGTGGTCGAGAAGATCCGCGAGCTGGCGCCGGGCCGCACCATCCTCCTGATCGAGCACGACATGGACCTGGTGATGAACCTGGCGGAACGGGTCACGGTGCTCCACTACGGCAAGGTGCTGGCCGAGGGGACCCCCGAGGAGATCCGGGCCAACGCCGAGGTGCAAAGGGTGTACCTGGGAGGGTGGCAGCCGTGCTGAAGGTGGAGGGCCTGCACGCGTTCTACGGAAAGAGCCACGTGCTCCACGGGGTGGACCTGGAGGTGGGGCCGGGGGAGCTGGTGGGGCTGCTGGGGCGCAACGGCATGGGCAAGACCACCACCCTGAAGGCGGTGATGGGACTGGTCCGGCCCGCCCGGGGGCGGGTGGAGTTCCGGGGCGAGGACCTCCGATCCCTGAAGGCCCACCAGATCCCGGGAAGGGGCATCGCCCTGGTGCCCCAGGGCCGGGGGCTGTTCCCCGAGCTGACCGTGCTGGAGAACCTGCGGATCGCCCACCCGCGGGGCCGGCCCGATCCGGAGCGGCTCGATCAGGTGTTCGAGTACTTCCCCCGGCTGAGGGAGCGCAGCTCCCAGAAGGCCGGCACCCTGTCCGGCGGCGAGCAGCAGATGCTGGCCATCGGCCGGGCCCTCGTGCCCAACCCCCGGCTGATCCTGTTCGACGAGCCGAGCGAGGGGCTGATGCCGCTGTTGGTTCGGGCGATCCACGAGACCGTCCGGGCCATCAACGCCATGGGGGTGGGTGCGGTGCTGGTGGAGCAGAACGTGCGGGCCGCCCTGTCCATGTGCCATCGGGTCTACATCCTGGAGGGCGGGCGGACCGTGTGGCGCGGCCGGCCGGACGAGCTGGACGATGCCACCCAACAGGCGTACCTGGGGGTGGGCTGACCCCCCTCCAGAGGAGAGGCGATCGAATGGTACACACCCTGCGGCGCACCGTCACGATCTTGGGTCTCGCGGTCTGGTTCCTCACGGCAACGGCCGTGGCCGCCGAGGGCGGCCGATGCGCCAAGTGCGGCATGGCCCTGGCGGGGCACGGCCACACGAGGTTCGAGCTCGTTCTGGCCGACGGCACCCGGGCGGTGACCTGCGGCGTCCAGTGTGGGCTGATGCTCGCGCGATCCCGGGGCGTGCAGCGGGCCTGGGCCACGGACTTCATCTCCGGCAAACGCATCGACGCCACCCGGGCCTGGTACGTGGTGGGGTCGGCCGCGGTTCCCGACATGGCTCCCGGCTTGATCGCCTTTGCCAGCCGGGAGGACGCGGAGAGGTTCCGGCAGGGGTTCGGCGGGCGGGTGCTGGACTGGGAGGCCGCCCGGAAGGCCTCGGAAGGCCCGATGGGCGCTGGGCTGGGGCACCGGTCGAGGTGAGGCGCCAGGCCCCCGAGCCCCCCCTGCCCGGACGGGGCCTCCTGGTCCTGGCCGCGATCCTGGTGGGGGCGGCCCTTGCGGCGGTGCTGGGACCGGGCGCGACGGCGCCGGCGGGCGGATCGTTCCAGCGGGCGGTGGGAGGCCTGGGCCTCGGGGGCGTGGCCGCCCCCCGGTGGAGCTTCCACTCCCTCGACCCCCGGCTGGCCCCGTCCGACGAGACCCTGTGCGCCCCCCTTCCCGGACGGATCTTCCCCAACCCGGACGCATCCTCGGGGGTGGGTCGGTTCCCGGAGGCCCGGCGGTGAGCCCGCGGATCCGGGAGCTGGCCCTCATGGCCCTGGCCGACCTGGCCCGGCACCCCTTCCGCACGGCCGTGGTGGGCGCGTGCCTGGCGGCCGCCCTGGTGCCCTATCTGGCCGGGCTGGCCATGGTGCGAGGGTTGGAGCGGGAGGCCCGGGTCTCCCTGGCCGCGGGCGCGGACCTGTACGTCACGGGTGAGGCGTTCGGCCGAACGAGGCCCCTCGATGCGGCGATGGCCGAGGCGATCCGGGCGGTGCCCGGGGTGGAGCGGGTGGCGGCCCGGATCACCGGGCGCGCGTACGTCGGCGGGGCCCTCGCCCTGGTGCTCGGGGTGGAGGGGCCCGCCGCCTGGCCGGCGGTGCCCCGGGCGGGCCGGGGGATCGAGGGGCCGGGGGAGGTGCTGGTGGGCGCCGAGATCGCCCGGGCCTTGAGCCTGTCTCCGCGGGATCTCCTCACCTTTCCCCGGGATCCCGCCGAGGTGTTCACCGTGGCCGGGGTCTTCCCCCCGGCCGCGGGCCTGTGGAGCCGGGATGCGGTGGTGATGGGCCTGGGCGATGCCCAGGACCTGTTCGGTCGCCCGGGTCAGGTGACGGAGTTCCTGGTGTGGGTGCGGCCGGGGTTCGCCGACACGGTGGCCTCCCGCATCCGGGCCCTGAACGGCATCGGTTCGGTGCGCATCCAGGACCGGGCCCTGGTCGGGGCCCTGGTGGAGGCGGGGTACGGCACCAGCGGCGGGCTGTTCACGGCCCTGTTCTGGGCCGCCTTCGCCTGCTCGGTCCTGGCCATGTGGGTGGTGCTGGGGTTCTCGGCCGGGGAGAGGGGACGGGAGGTCGGCCTGCTCAAGGCACTGGGATGGTACACCGAGGAGGTGCTGGCCCTGGTGGCCCTGGAGAACGGGCTTTCCGCCCTGCTGGCGGCATCGGGTTCCGTGGTTCTCGCCTGGCTGTGGGTGGGGCCGGGAAGGGGGGCGTTCCTGGCGCCCTACTTCGTCCGGGGGCTGCCGCCGGTTCCCCTGGCGGGCCTTCCCTACCGGTTCGGCCCGGCCCTGCTCCTGGCCGCGGTGGTCCTGTCGGAGACGCTCGTGCTCACGGCCGCGCTCGTGCCCACGTGGCGCCTGGCCCGGCGGCCGCCCCTGGAGGCGGGCACGTGATCCCGGTGCGGGCGGAAGGGGTGGAGAAGGTGTTCCGGTCCCGGGGCGGCCACCGGGTGACGGCCCTGGCGGGGGTGGACGTGGAGGTGCCTGCCGGCGGGTTCCTGTTCGTGACCGGCCCGTCCGGGTCGGGGAAGACCACCCTCCTGCACGTGCTCGCGGGACTCCTCCGGCCCGACCGGGGGGAGGTGTGGTGGGGGGAGGACCGGATCACCGGGCTGCCGGAGCCCCGGGTGACCCGGCTGCGCCGGCGGCTCGCGGGGTTCGCCTTCCAGCGCGATCGGTACCTGGAACGGGCCCGGGTGTGGGAGAACGTGACCGTCCTGCTGGCGGCGCAGGGGGTCGGCCGCCGGCAGCGGAGGGCCCGGGCCCTGGAGCAGCTCGGCCGCCTGGGGCTGGCGGACTGGGCGGACCACTACCCGTGGGAGCTGTCAGGGGGGCAGCGACAGCGGGTGGCCCTGGCCCGGGCCCTGGTCCACGGGCCCGGCGTCCTGTTCGCGGACGAGCCGGCGGCCCAGGTGGACCCGGACACGGCCGGCCTCGTCGAGGCGGTCCTGCGCGAGGAGAACGCCCGGGGGGTGACGGTGGTGGTGGCGAGCCACGAGGCCCTGGGGGCAAAGCCGGGGGATCGGATGATCCGTCTCGAGCCCTCCGGCCGGCGAGGTGGTGCGGCGTGGCGTTCGTCCAGTTGAGCCGGTTCCTGTTCCTGCTCCAGGCCGTGGTGGCGGCGGCCCTGGTGGCGGCCGGGGCCGTGCGGGGCAGGGATCCGGCCCGGGGCGGGTCGTTGCTGCTGCTCGGCGGGATCGGGGCGATCGCGGTGCTGGCGGTGTCGGGGGGCGTGCTGTACTATCTCGGGCTGGCGGCCCGGGTCGGGTTCACCCCGGGGGCCATGTGTGTGTTCGGCGTGCTCCGCGCCGGCCCCCCGGCGCTCCGGTGGGTGGAGGCCGGATTTCCGGCGGTCCTGGTGCTGGCCGGGGCCGGCGCTGCCACCTACCTCTTGGAGCACCGGGCGGGGGACCCCACGAGCCGGACGGTGCGCGCCGTGCTCGCCGTCGGGGCCCTCGTGGCGTTGGCCCACGCCGGCACGGGGCTGTGGGCGTGGCAGCGCCTCCTGAACCCGCCCCCGGGGCAGGCGCTTTCGGTGTCGTGCTGTACGACCGTGTTCGACGTGGCCGAGGCGGGGTCGGCCGCCGTGGCCGGGGGAGGGCTCGCTGCGTGGTGGCTGTGGGGGAGCCTGGCCGCCACCCTGGGGTGCCTGGCGGGTCTGGGCCGGGGCCGGGGGGGCGCGGGGCGCGGGCTCCTGTGGGGGGGAGCCGTGCTGTCGGCAGGGACGCTCGCCGTTGCGGCGCCGGCCGTGGTGCTGGCGCGGTGGGCGCCGAGAATGATGGGGCTGATCGACCACCACTGCCCGTACTGCCTGCTCCAACGGGTCCCGGCCGCGCCGCCGGCGGTGGTGCTGGCCGGTTTGGGCCTGGCCTGCGTGGCCTGGGGGGCCTGGGTGGCACTCGTGGGCTTGGTTCGCCCGGACCTGCGGGCCGAGGCCGTGCGGATGGAGACGGGGCTGGCCCGGGCGGGGCTGTGGCTGGTTCTCTCGGCCGCCGGGCTGCTGGCGGCGTACGCCCTGGGTCGGGGGAGCGGGCCGTGAGGGGCTGGGCCTGGCCGCTGGTGTTCCTGGCGGCGGTCGCCTTCGGGTTCGGCACCGGTCTTCGGGACCGGCCGGCAGGGCCGCGGTGCCTGCGGTGCGGCGCTCCTTCGGACACGATCGGCCGGGTGCGGTTCCTGCTGCCCGACGGAACGGAGCGGGTGTTCTGCTCGATCCCGTGCGCACGGGCGGCCGGGATCCCCGAGGGAGCCCGGATCCGGGTCACCGACGAGGCCACCGGCCAGGAGGTGGACGCGGACGCCGCCTTCTTCGTGGAGAGCGAGGCGGTGAGCGTGGCCCACAACCGCACCCGGATCCACGCATTCGCCCGCACGACCGATGCCGCGGCTCACCTCGAGCAGCACCGGGGACGGTGGGTGCCCAACCCGTTCCGCAGGTGAGCCGGTCGGCATCCGGGGTGCAGAGGAGGTTCTGTGTGACGTCCGAGCCTGAAGAACCGGTCCTGTCGGCCGAGCCGGACCGCACGGAGGTGCTGCGTCTGCTCGGAATGCACCGCCGCCGCGGAGCGCCCGGGGAGGTCCTGCGGCGGCTGGACGAGCTGTGGGGCGAGGGGGTCTCGTCGCTCCGGCCCCGGGTGTGGGAGGTCGAGGTCCCCATCCGCGAGGTGGGACGCACAGGGGTGACCGTGGGGGACGGCGTGTTCCTCCGCAGCCGCCGGCTGGCCCGGGCCCTGGGAGAGGCGGTGCGCGCGAGGGTGTTCGTGGTCACGGTGGGGCACGGCCCCGATCGCCTCATCCAGCGCTGGACCACGCAAGGCCGCGTTGCCGACGCGTTCTTCCTGGACGCGTTCGCGTCCGCTGCCGTGGAGTCCCTGGTGGAGCGGTACTACCGCTCGACCGCGGAGCTCGCCGCCGGGCAGGGGCTGGGGGTCACGCTCCGGTTCAGCCCGGGGTACTGCGACTGGCCCGTGCAGGACCAGCGCAGCCTCTTCTCGTTGTTTCGGGACGAGGACCTGGGGGTCTCTCTGACCGAGTCCTGCTTCATGACCCCGCGCAAGTCGGTGAGCGGGGTGTTCGGCCTGGCTCCGGCCCGCCCGGGCCGGGTCGGCCCACCCCCGGCCTACAACCCGTGCGCGGACTGCGGCAAGCACGACTGCACCGCACGCCGGGCCGCCACGGCTACTCCGGACCCTCCTGCCCCCCTCGAAGGCGCAGGCCCGTGAGCAGGGCGTCCAGGGCCGAACGGAGCACCGGGGGCAGGTCCGGATCGCCGGCCAGGGGCTCGAGCCGGGGCACGGGCCGGCCGGCGATCTCCGCGGCCACGGCCCGGCACTGGTCCTCGAACCAGGCCGTGTCCGTCACCTGGCCCCGCTCGACCCCGTCGGCAAGCGCCATGGCCCCCTCCAGGAACCCCGCGTACCGCGGGTCGAGGAGGAGCCCCTCCAGCTCCCCGAGCCGCTCGCGGCGCCCGGACGGGTCCGGAGCGAGGGCCTGCACGAGGCGGTACGGCGGGATCCGGCGCTCGTGAAGGCGCACGAGCACGCTGCGGCCCGCCGCGATGCCGTTCTGCCGGAGCACGGCCTCGCGCACCCCGGCGTACACCGCCCCGGCGATGAGCTGGCCCATGCGGGTGTGTCCCCCGGCGTTGTCGATGGGCACCCCCCGCCCCTCCACCACGATCACGTTGTCCGTGCCCGTGCCGGTGGCCTGCCACCGCCGGGGGCGGTAGGCGCTACGCACGTCCAGGTCCTGGAGGGCGGCGGTCTTGGCCTCGGTGGCCGTGACCACGGCCCGGGCCATGGCCCGGGGCGACAGCCGGGCGTTGGCCAGGAGCACCACGTTGATGGTGCCGGGCTCGTAGTAGCGGCCCTCGTCCCGGGAGGTGCGCACGGCGTTGGAGCGCACCCCGGCGGTCACCAGGGCCACCACGGCCAGGTCCCGGAACGACCGGCGCTGCACCGAGAGGTTCGCCAGGTCCGCGCCGGTGAACAGCAGGCTCGTGGTCCCGGGGTCGAGCCCCAGCACCCCGAAGGCGAGCCTGCGCATCTCCCCGAGGTCCAGGTGCCACGAGGGCGGGGGCAGGCCGTGGTTGCCCACGGTGGTCACCCCGGTCCGGGGTCCCTCCAGGGTGGAGAGCACGGCCATGGGCTCGGCCAGGTCCACCACCAGGGTCCGGTGGACCTGGTCCAGGATCCGGCTCTCCACCACCCGGGCCCGGGCCACGTATTCGAGCCCC
This is a stretch of genomic DNA from Deferrisoma camini S3R1. It encodes these proteins:
- a CDS encoding branched-chain amino acid ABC transporter permease, with product METARPVAKGGLTARDAWGAQRVLVWAPRVGAAAVLAALVTLPPHLGYFNQIFLSEILVWALFAMSFDLVYGYTGLLSFGQSLFFGAGGYAVAMGVSRMDLSALPCLGLAVAVGAALALVVGFVAVRVSGIHFVLITIIFALIGFLVAQRWVWLTGGDDGMTFACPPLVLGGWEVSIAKPIRGYYFTLAVVCAGALALARLVTSPLGRVLRGVRENELRMGLLGYDERLYKLCAFVVAGATAGLAGGLFAILSRFSNPAFLHWTTSGKAVVWTIVGGPGTLAGPALGTALLMMIEHLARRVMQGSELVVGAILIVSVLVAPQGIVGMWRKWVRARERK
- a CDS encoding nitrous oxide reductase accessory protein NosL; translation: MVHTLRRTVTILGLAVWFLTATAVAAEGGRCAKCGMALAGHGHTRFELVLADGTRAVTCGVQCGLMLARSRGVQRAWATDFISGKRIDATRAWYVVGSAAVPDMAPGLIAFASREDAERFRQGFGGRVLDWEAARKASEGPMGAGLGHRSR
- a CDS encoding adenosylcobinamide amidohydrolase encodes the protein MVRFPRPLAWAAAALLLATSALAAYPVRFEDASGREVVLRAPPERVVCVVPAVTEMIVRLGAADRLRAVTWHDTYPPGAARKPVVGGFSSPSAAAVRAARPDLVILSPLHRGLREALADLGCPLAELGPRTLAEARQTLELLGRVFGREAEAEELIAENDGYFRAVEARVGGIPPERRLRVMRFMGRDAVMTPGDDSFQNEIIRRAGGLPPRLGKTGAVVPVTLEEWQAFDPQVVYGCGTDREPLERLLHRPGWRDVEAVREGRLRFFPCVLTCRAATNTGYFTAWLASALYPDRFSPGAPGLAPDAVVSERPLDLGLEYVARARVVESRILDQVHRTLVVDLAEPMAVLSTLEGPRTGVTTVGNHGLPPPSWHLDLGEMRRLAFGVLGLDPGTTSLLFTGADLANLSVQRRSFRDLAVVALVTAGVRSNAVRTSRDEGRYYEPGTINVVLLANARLSPRAMARAVVTATEAKTAALQDLDVRSAYRPRRWQATGTGTDNVIVVEGRGVPIDNAGGHTRMGQLIAGAVYAGVREAVLRQNGIAAGRSVLVRLHERRIPPYRLVQALAPDPSGRRERLGELEGLLLDPRYAGFLEGAMALADGVERGQVTDTAWFEDQCRAVAAEIAGRPVPRLEPLAGDPDLPPVLRSALDALLTGLRLRGGQEGPE
- a CDS encoding ABC transporter ATP-binding protein; translation: MTEDRSYLEVQEVQKSFGGLMALQEVTLRVPPGELRALIGPNGAGKTTLMNVITGRYAPDRGSVRLGGREIAGLPPHRIARLGVARTMQITSVFPGLTAYENLWLAVAARRRIKSAWVSARRWGPEHRRARELLEFLDLGAKADWPAAELAYGEQRLLEIGLALAREPRVLLLDEPAAGLSAREVAVVVEKIRELAPGRTILLIEHDMDLVMNLAERVTVLHYGKVLAEGTPEEIRANAEVQRVYLGGWQPC
- a CDS encoding ABC transporter ATP-binding protein; translation: MLKVEGLHAFYGKSHVLHGVDLEVGPGELVGLLGRNGMGKTTTLKAVMGLVRPARGRVEFRGEDLRSLKAHQIPGRGIALVPQGRGLFPELTVLENLRIAHPRGRPDPERLDQVFEYFPRLRERSSQKAGTLSGGEQQMLAIGRALVPNPRLILFDEPSEGLMPLLVRAIHETVRAINAMGVGAVLVEQNVRAALSMCHRVYILEGGRTVWRGRPDELDDATQQAYLGVG
- a CDS encoding vitamin B12 dependent-methionine synthase activation domain-containing protein, with amino-acid sequence MTSEPEEPVLSAEPDRTEVLRLLGMHRRRGAPGEVLRRLDELWGEGVSSLRPRVWEVEVPIREVGRTGVTVGDGVFLRSRRLARALGEAVRARVFVVTVGHGPDRLIQRWTTQGRVADAFFLDAFASAAVESLVERYYRSTAELAAGQGLGVTLRFSPGYCDWPVQDQRSLFSLFRDEDLGVSLTESCFMTPRKSVSGVFGLAPARPGRVGPPPAYNPCADCGKHDCTARRAATATPDPPAPLEGAGP
- a CDS encoding ABC transporter ATP-binding protein translates to MIPVRAEGVEKVFRSRGGHRVTALAGVDVEVPAGGFLFVTGPSGSGKTTLLHVLAGLLRPDRGEVWWGEDRITGLPEPRVTRLRRRLAGFAFQRDRYLERARVWENVTVLLAAQGVGRRQRRARALEQLGRLGLADWADHYPWELSGGQRQRVALARALVHGPGVLFADEPAAQVDPDTAGLVEAVLREENARGVTVVVASHEALGAKPGDRMIRLEPSGRRGGAAWRSSS
- a CDS encoding ABC transporter permease — translated: MSPRIRELALMALADLARHPFRTAVVGACLAAALVPYLAGLAMVRGLEREARVSLAAGADLYVTGEAFGRTRPLDAAMAEAIRAVPGVERVAARITGRAYVGGALALVLGVEGPAAWPAVPRAGRGIEGPGEVLVGAEIARALSLSPRDLLTFPRDPAEVFTVAGVFPPAAGLWSRDAVVMGLGDAQDLFGRPGQVTEFLVWVRPGFADTVASRIRALNGIGSVRIQDRALVGALVEAGYGTSGGLFTALFWAAFACSVLAMWVVLGFSAGERGREVGLLKALGWYTEEVLALVALENGLSALLAASGSVVLAWLWVGPGRGAFLAPYFVRGLPPVPLAGLPYRFGPALLLAAVVLSETLVLTAALVPTWRLARRPPLEAGT